In Nocardia asteroides, the following proteins share a genomic window:
- a CDS encoding ESX secretion-associated protein EspG, protein MTGSRWRMQGLTFSIALEALGRDRLPYPLSHIPDPTEFPDLDRSRAAAAERLRARLDDHLYHALTVLLEPEYRIEVYGFHGPEQTATVRIHAGISGELATLAAQAPGPTRRYGTEVTISTLPAIRVGQAIVALLPRVTAGSLGPVRGQRSDLDTRADCIASRTPESAELRRFFRRPRIGTGEISVVRGAAIDSRYTAGRGFLWLDYPDDGRYLLTDVGSDHIVAVPGTPRAMIRRIGASW, encoded by the coding sequence ATGACCGGATCACGCTGGCGCATGCAAGGTCTCACCTTCAGTATCGCGCTCGAAGCACTCGGCCGAGACCGCCTGCCGTACCCCCTGAGTCACATCCCCGACCCGACCGAATTCCCCGACCTCGACCGCAGCCGCGCGGCCGCCGCAGAGCGCCTCCGCGCCCGCCTCGACGACCACCTCTACCACGCGCTGACGGTGTTGCTCGAGCCCGAGTACCGGATCGAGGTCTACGGGTTCCACGGACCCGAGCAGACCGCTACCGTCCGGATACACGCGGGAATCTCGGGCGAGCTGGCAACTCTCGCCGCCCAGGCACCTGGTCCGACTCGTCGGTACGGCACCGAGGTGACCATCTCCACCCTTCCCGCGATTCGCGTCGGGCAAGCGATCGTCGCCCTCCTCCCCCGGGTAACCGCAGGCAGCCTCGGTCCGGTCCGCGGACAGCGCAGCGACCTCGACACTCGCGCCGACTGCATAGCGTCCCGAACCCCCGAATCGGCGGAGTTACGACGCTTCTTCCGAAGACCACGCATCGGCACCGGCGAGATCTCGGTAGTGCGTGGAGCCGCCATCGACTCGCGTTACACCGCCGGCCGCGGATTCCTGTGGCTCGACTATCCCGACGATGGACGCTACCTACTCACAGACGTGGGCTCCGATCACATAGTCGCCGTTCCCGGAACCCCCAGGGCGATGATTCGAAGAATTGGCGCGAGTTGGTGA
- a CDS encoding peptidase inhibitor family I36 protein, which produces MSVVDTDGGTIVMQGHHRFRIHRLLAGLFAVPLLVLNWLGAGPANAELYCDEGSVCFWAGSNYQGDWSVLAAPGDTCISLPKAHSSIWNRTDVQIWFYTDSGCREPGRWLEPEGYTPDTEVPVRSMVAAQWVDLG; this is translated from the coding sequence GTGAGCGTAGTCGACACAGACGGAGGGACAATCGTCATGCAGGGTCATCATCGTTTTCGGATTCATCGGCTGCTGGCAGGCCTTTTCGCGGTACCACTCCTCGTGCTGAATTGGCTCGGTGCTGGACCGGCGAATGCCGAACTCTATTGTGACGAAGGCTCCGTCTGCTTCTGGGCGGGCTCGAACTATCAGGGAGACTGGTCAGTTCTAGCTGCACCGGGTGACACCTGTATCAGCCTCCCCAAAGCCCACTCGTCCATCTGGAACAGGACCGACGTTCAGATATGGTTCTACACCGATTCCGGCTGCCGTGAACCGGGCCGCTGGCTCGAACCGGAGGGCTACACGCCGGATACCGAGGTGCCGGTGCGTTCGATGGTCGCCGCCCAGTGGGTAGATCTAGGCTGA
- a CDS encoding WD40 repeat domain-containing protein: MPDNLADPDPIGDDRTRLTSLTGADQQWLKECKSAVDAGAAATSRLLEPGGADHRILRYRSGTTWLRRLPDVLTIDDGPDFSAALALSDLARALTGASGVEQATTTFLHHADRAGLRSTGIQSIGHHLLTSTGSGAVVHRLGAVIQYLNATEEESATGYTVLTALELASRRPRTVRTTAVPVLLLRGSDGAAAAVGTLTFTVLRAGPSGLHPDPAVMSFAQIADEFLAGLQKAWGTTALAARGSCVVWSVATKAGPANKLVGDSASAAAAVALDDLDPRRRWLRTMHLSRLRWHTLDRRCAVTAGLDGTQLTKVGGYQQKIDAAAAHRPELRVVVAAEYRDDIAGTAPHGFGDRITGASDLAAAIAQTRSKINPLAVGVLLMVVLLVVNVAALATMQIRGDRTRLEQDTADRLTSDVRQILRGVQAGGVERAIQLMLAAEAIRPGQDPGALSDTLVGLRGVVTAEPTRIRAVAATREGSHVAFATETGIRFRDMRSGAARWIGFDGRPPADALDLDSTGAVAATAHLDGAVRLWNTADGTLARELRTGPARSVALEDNGRRAVVGGADGSVTVWSVADGSAAAPPVTPHVGVVSAVEFEPDGHRVVSAGHDGAVWRTQIDSATPVLLAPAGPKKVDSLAVSADGRHIAIGSEADFVLLWDVSRAVPEGRMLLGHDGPVLTVQFDAATASVVSGGWDATIRRWDIESGSALGNPLVGHGGAVHGLAMAAGRVLTGGEDGTLRQWDLGAQAPSGTEMQPVDRAFRGIAFSHDGSLAAAGGWDGRVALWRMSDRLPIGPRTSVTHVGPTTAVVFDKSDAVIVSGGTDGDIRLWDSPTGDSLGVLVATENAVRALAIDAANSTVASAHDDGTVRLTDLATRTVRHTVTAHRSAVTALAFDATGTRLVSGSADGTIRRWDAVTGVAAGPEIHADFATDPEVFAVVVHPDGTVFTGGRDGRIRLWRNAEAAGEWTGHAGPVFGLALTNDHSELVSGGRDSTVRLWRIATGAQNGDSFTDFGRRWNELLYPVNNVAVHPDGRIAAARDAHVNLGYPKDRFWSGGLDVSTRSWDVTFDRTGTRLLSSAHYGTIHVYDVATRKLLHDKRGHTGIVFGTATSDDGRLLASTGADGTVRIWSAGDDPNPLRTIEVPARPAMTDPTFDRTGSTVLAVGIDGHLRAWDVSSGNPLFDIAVSDQPVTQLVVSPDREIVVSAGKDGVVRIHETRSGRTIGTFPPVGTVINTVNFANSGKLLAVAGADHRVRILDVATRKQIRVSEDGHRNEITDVAFSADDQLVITGGHDGEVRLWNAADLRQVGPPLPGGGARAAQTLAVDKDGTHVAVGYDEGGIRLWPLPAAWAATACALVTRSMTRAQWREFVSPAIEYRPTCPGKPTE; the protein is encoded by the coding sequence TTGCCCGACAATTTGGCCGATCCCGACCCGATCGGCGACGACCGGACGCGGCTCACCAGCCTCACCGGCGCCGATCAGCAGTGGCTGAAGGAGTGCAAGTCCGCCGTCGACGCTGGGGCCGCGGCTACCAGCCGGCTCCTCGAGCCGGGGGGCGCCGACCATCGAATCCTGCGCTATCGCTCGGGGACGACCTGGCTGCGTCGCCTGCCCGATGTGCTGACCATCGACGACGGTCCGGATTTCTCCGCAGCGCTGGCGCTGTCGGACCTCGCCCGCGCCTTGACCGGAGCATCCGGGGTCGAGCAGGCGACAACGACCTTCCTGCACCACGCGGACCGCGCGGGACTGCGTTCCACCGGCATCCAGTCGATCGGCCACCACCTGCTCACCAGCACGGGATCCGGCGCGGTGGTTCATCGGCTGGGCGCGGTGATCCAGTACCTCAACGCGACGGAGGAAGAGTCCGCGACCGGCTACACGGTGCTCACGGCGCTGGAGCTCGCGTCCCGTCGCCCACGCACCGTCCGGACCACCGCCGTACCGGTGCTGCTGTTGCGCGGCAGCGACGGCGCGGCAGCAGCGGTCGGCACCCTGACATTCACGGTGCTGCGCGCGGGCCCGAGCGGGCTCCACCCCGATCCGGCGGTCATGAGCTTCGCGCAGATCGCCGACGAATTCCTCGCGGGCCTCCAGAAGGCCTGGGGGACTACCGCTCTCGCTGCCCGCGGGTCGTGCGTGGTCTGGTCGGTCGCTACGAAGGCCGGACCGGCCAACAAACTGGTCGGCGATTCCGCCTCGGCCGCCGCCGCCGTGGCCCTCGACGATCTCGATCCGCGGCGCCGATGGCTACGTACCATGCACCTGAGCAGATTGCGCTGGCACACCCTCGACCGCCGGTGCGCCGTCACAGCGGGACTCGACGGCACACAGCTCACGAAGGTTGGCGGCTACCAGCAGAAGATCGACGCCGCGGCGGCACATCGCCCCGAGCTGCGGGTTGTGGTCGCCGCCGAGTATCGCGACGACATCGCCGGGACCGCGCCGCACGGATTCGGCGACCGCATCACCGGCGCGTCCGACCTCGCCGCGGCGATCGCGCAGACACGCTCGAAGATCAATCCGCTCGCGGTCGGCGTGCTATTGATGGTCGTTCTCCTCGTCGTGAATGTCGCGGCGCTGGCCACGATGCAGATTCGCGGGGACCGGACGCGACTCGAACAGGACACCGCCGACCGACTCACCTCCGATGTCCGCCAGATCCTGCGCGGCGTACAGGCCGGTGGCGTCGAACGCGCGATCCAACTCATGCTCGCCGCCGAAGCGATCCGACCCGGCCAGGATCCCGGCGCGCTGTCGGACACGCTCGTTGGCCTGCGCGGCGTGGTCACCGCCGAGCCAACCAGGATCAGAGCCGTCGCAGCGACGCGGGAAGGCAGCCACGTGGCGTTCGCCACCGAGACCGGAATTCGTTTCCGGGACATGCGATCCGGAGCCGCTCGCTGGATCGGCTTCGATGGACGACCGCCTGCCGACGCCCTCGATCTCGACAGCACCGGCGCTGTCGCGGCTACCGCCCACCTCGATGGCGCCGTGCGGCTGTGGAACACCGCCGATGGCACCCTCGCCAGGGAACTGCGCACCGGGCCCGCGCGCAGTGTGGCGCTCGAAGACAACGGGCGGCGCGCGGTGGTGGGTGGCGCCGACGGCTCAGTCACCGTGTGGAGCGTCGCCGACGGGTCGGCCGCGGCGCCGCCGGTGACACCTCATGTCGGAGTCGTGAGCGCTGTCGAATTCGAGCCGGACGGACACCGAGTGGTCTCGGCTGGCCATGACGGCGCGGTGTGGCGCACCCAGATCGACAGCGCCACGCCGGTTCTGCTCGCACCCGCCGGCCCGAAGAAGGTCGACAGTCTGGCCGTGAGCGCCGACGGCAGGCACATCGCCATCGGCAGCGAGGCCGACTTCGTGCTCCTTTGGGACGTCAGCCGAGCTGTCCCCGAAGGCCGTATGCTCCTAGGCCACGACGGTCCGGTGCTCACCGTGCAGTTCGATGCCGCGACCGCGAGCGTGGTGTCGGGTGGGTGGGACGCGACGATCCGGCGCTGGGACATCGAGAGCGGCAGCGCGCTCGGGAACCCCCTGGTCGGTCACGGTGGTGCCGTTCACGGCCTCGCGATGGCGGCGGGGCGGGTGCTGACCGGCGGTGAGGACGGCACGCTGCGGCAGTGGGACCTCGGCGCGCAGGCACCCTCGGGTACCGAAATGCAGCCTGTGGACCGGGCTTTTCGCGGCATCGCATTCAGCCACGACGGGTCGCTCGCGGCAGCGGGCGGGTGGGACGGCCGCGTCGCGCTGTGGCGGATGTCGGACCGGTTGCCGATCGGCCCGCGTACCTCGGTCACCCACGTCGGCCCGACCACTGCCGTGGTCTTCGACAAGTCCGACGCCGTGATCGTCTCTGGTGGGACCGACGGTGACATCCGGCTCTGGGACAGCCCCACCGGCGACTCGCTGGGCGTACTCGTCGCCACCGAGAATGCCGTACGCGCCCTCGCGATCGACGCCGCCAACAGCACGGTCGCCTCCGCACACGACGATGGCACCGTCCGGCTCACCGATCTCGCCACGCGCACCGTGCGGCACACTGTCACCGCACATCGATCCGCGGTCACCGCACTGGCTTTCGACGCCACGGGCACTCGACTCGTGTCCGGGTCGGCCGACGGCACCATCCGGCGGTGGGATGCCGTGACCGGCGTCGCCGCCGGACCGGAGATCCATGCCGACTTCGCCACCGACCCCGAGGTATTCGCGGTCGTCGTCCACCCGGACGGCACCGTCTTCACCGGCGGCCGGGACGGCCGGATCAGGCTGTGGCGAAACGCCGAGGCTGCCGGGGAATGGACCGGCCACGCCGGACCGGTGTTCGGCCTGGCGCTCACCAATGATCACAGCGAGCTGGTCTCCGGTGGCCGGGATTCGACAGTCCGCCTGTGGCGGATCGCCACCGGCGCGCAGAACGGCGACTCGTTCACCGATTTCGGTCGCCGCTGGAACGAGCTGCTCTATCCGGTCAACAATGTGGCTGTACATCCGGACGGCCGGATCGCAGCCGCCCGGGATGCCCACGTGAACCTGGGGTATCCCAAGGACCGGTTCTGGTCAGGCGGTTTGGATGTCTCGACCAGGTCGTGGGACGTGACCTTCGACCGCACGGGCACCCGCCTGCTGTCGAGCGCGCACTACGGCACGATACATGTCTACGATGTCGCCACCCGAAAGCTGCTGCACGACAAGCGCGGTCATACCGGAATCGTATTCGGCACCGCGACCAGCGACGATGGCAGGTTGCTCGCGTCCACCGGCGCCGACGGAACGGTCAGGATCTGGTCGGCCGGTGACGATCCGAATCCACTGCGCACCATCGAGGTTCCCGCACGGCCGGCCATGACGGATCCCACCTTCGATCGCACGGGGTCGACAGTGCTGGCCGTCGGCATCGACGGACACCTCCGCGCCTGGGACGTGTCGAGCGGGAACCCACTGTTCGACATCGCAGTCTCGGATCAGCCGGTGACGCAGCTGGTCGTGAGCCCCGATCGCGAAATCGTCGTGAGCGCGGGCAAAGACGGCGTCGTGCGAATCCACGAAACCCGATCCGGCCGCACGATCGGCACCTTCCCACCGGTCGGCACCGTGATCAACACGGTGAACTTCGCCAACAGCGGCAAGCTCCTCGCCGTCGCGGGCGCTGACCACCGCGTGCGCATCCTCGATGTCGCCACACGCAAGCAGATCCGGGTGTCCGAGGACGGCCACCGCAACGAGATCACCGATGTCGCGTTCAGCGCCGACGACCAGCTGGTGATCACCGGCGGACATGACGGCGAGGTCCGCCTCTGGAACGCCGCCGATCTCCGCCAGGTCGGGCCGCCCTTACCCGGCGGTGGCGCCAGGGCCGCGCAGACGCTCGCCGTGGACAAGGACGGAACGCACGTGGCGGTCGGCTACGACGAAGGCGGCATCCGTCTGTGGCCGCTGCCGGCCGCCTGGGCCGCCACCGCGTGTGCCTTGGTCACCCGAAGCATGACCAGGGCGCAGTGGCGCGAATTCGTCTCGCCCGCGATCGAATACCGCCCCACGTGCCCCGGCAAGCCGACCGAATAG
- a CDS encoding sigma-70 RNA polymerase sigma factor region 4 domain-containing protein → MAMERPPGDGTPTDDHPFAKWQRRPMMEVPEPDQPAVREWIFRPTSKDRMQADRASRHWFYRSMLHHATDQAAKSLRDLGRSLRLLDAGDISHEVMARIEQRLPNRMRADGAWRAYLGVATRQRVFEELRKVDGPPSVNKSEEQRRKPRTTYLPESAEHLYGEHTDTAQQDWIPLRDQLRREVPPRLRDARDRAVFDAWMPIPDYVWDMDSHRSRREIAELVGLDESMVQRIQEYIKTIMRDVLRRWLGDDDD, encoded by the coding sequence ATGGCCATGGAGCGGCCGCCCGGTGACGGCACCCCCACCGATGATCACCCGTTCGCCAAATGGCAGCGCCGACCGATGATGGAGGTACCGGAGCCGGACCAACCCGCGGTGCGGGAGTGGATCTTCCGTCCGACGTCGAAGGATCGAATGCAGGCGGATCGGGCGTCGCGGCACTGGTTCTACAGGTCCATGCTCCACCATGCGACCGACCAGGCCGCGAAGTCGCTCCGTGACCTCGGGCGCAGTCTGCGACTGCTCGATGCCGGCGACATCTCGCACGAGGTGATGGCCCGGATCGAACAGCGACTGCCAAACCGGATGCGCGCGGACGGCGCGTGGCGGGCATACCTCGGCGTCGCCACTCGTCAGCGGGTGTTCGAGGAACTGCGGAAGGTCGACGGGCCGCCTTCGGTGAACAAATCCGAGGAGCAGCGGCGAAAGCCGAGGACGACCTACCTGCCCGAGAGCGCCGAACACCTGTACGGCGAGCACACGGACACCGCACAGCAGGACTGGATTCCGCTGCGCGACCAGCTGCGCCGCGAGGTTCCACCGCGGTTGCGCGATGCCAGAGACCGCGCGGTGTTCGACGCGTGGATGCCGATTCCGGACTACGTCTGGGATATGGACAGTCATCGATCCCGACGCGAGATCGCCGAGCTGGTCGGGCTCGACGAGTCGATGGTGCAGCGAATTCAGGAGTACATCAAGACGATCATGAGAGACGTACTGAGGAGATGGCTGGGTGACGACGATGACTGA
- a CDS encoding esterase/lipase family protein: MGGRWWGTAVAVGVLIGGAIPGSAVAEPGDQGCVRSSVPVVILAGGGLSGGAQAFEPLRAALAGAGRCAYYVPYGVVADVNGVRSVADSAREIAPVLDRIRATTGSDRVDIVAHSLGALVTHYYAKFLGGARQLAHVALIAPVSKGTELGELVPGGVSGLDRELPGSRVVVAGVTAPIPSLRDVVVGSDVLEDLHRGGLTQPGVRYCVLASRGEVWNTPIETAQFIDEPGVTNQVFEDVFPGVESDHNDMVLRAETVSWLEGCLG, encoded by the coding sequence ATGGGTGGACGGTGGTGGGGGACAGCGGTCGCTGTCGGCGTGCTGATCGGCGGGGCGATACCCGGGTCGGCGGTTGCGGAACCCGGTGATCAGGGCTGTGTCCGCAGTTCCGTGCCGGTGGTGATTCTGGCCGGTGGCGGCCTGTCCGGCGGTGCGCAGGCGTTCGAACCGCTGCGGGCGGCGCTGGCCGGCGCCGGTCGATGTGCCTATTACGTGCCGTACGGGGTGGTCGCGGATGTGAACGGGGTGCGGTCGGTGGCTGACTCCGCGCGGGAGATCGCGCCTGTGCTGGACCGGATCAGGGCCACAACCGGCAGCGACCGAGTCGACATCGTGGCCCATTCGCTCGGTGCGTTGGTGACCCACTACTACGCCAAGTTTCTCGGCGGCGCCCGGCAGCTGGCGCACGTCGCGTTGATCGCACCGGTGAGCAAGGGAACCGAGCTCGGCGAACTGGTGCCCGGTGGGGTCAGCGGACTGGATCGCGAGCTGCCGGGCAGCCGAGTCGTCGTGGCGGGAGTGACCGCGCCCATTCCCTCGCTGCGCGATGTCGTCGTCGGCTCGGACGTGCTCGAGGATCTGCACCGGGGCGGGCTCACCCAACCAGGGGTGCGGTACTGCGTGCTGGCCAGTCGCGGCGAGGTGTGGAACACGCCAATCGAGACGGCGCAATTCATCGACGAGCCGGGCGTCACAAATCAGGTCTTCGAAGACGTCTTTCCCGGAGTCGAGTCCGATCACAACGACATGGTGCTGCGCGCGGAGACCGTGTCGTGGCTCGAGGGTTGTCTCGGATGA
- a CDS encoding alpha/beta hydrolase, which translates to MSSIVEYWTTGTDGSPQPASGVMYEPIGAPPPGGRPVAVYLHGTAGLGSGCSPQSNPAEYVTELGERMEDGSIGYLLTQGFVVIAPDFLGLGRFDTGPHPYLNIDTEVTATTDLLRAAHTLRADLSPRWFTLGTSQGGQVALAVGRHHRSHVPELDYRGSVALDPESDVEHLLPLIGPGIPIVPDLKLGAGFLSTLLAGLRKARPDADVDSYLTEHGRALLDDIAADCIMTIADKTERAAAEHELFARRLDGEPLRTILDGYMAVPTSGYTEPILLMVNTLDTVVPSPLHAKLARDLTAHHVDVEVVVGHDLHCVVNEPMNNAYSAFVERVRS; encoded by the coding sequence GTGAGCAGCATCGTCGAATACTGGACGACCGGGACGGACGGCTCGCCGCAACCGGCCAGCGGCGTCATGTACGAGCCGATCGGTGCTCCACCACCGGGAGGCAGGCCGGTTGCGGTGTATCTGCACGGCACCGCCGGCCTGGGTAGCGGCTGCAGCCCGCAGTCGAATCCCGCCGAGTACGTGACCGAGTTGGGCGAACGGATGGAAGACGGATCCATCGGATATCTGCTCACCCAAGGCTTCGTGGTGATCGCCCCCGACTTCCTCGGCCTCGGGCGATTCGACACCGGGCCGCATCCCTACCTGAACATCGACACCGAGGTCACCGCGACGACGGATCTGCTCCGGGCAGCACACACCTTGCGTGCCGACCTCTCGCCTCGATGGTTCACCCTCGGCACGTCGCAAGGTGGGCAGGTCGCGCTGGCGGTCGGACGGCACCATCGAAGCCATGTCCCCGAGCTCGACTACCGCGGGTCGGTGGCCCTGGATCCCGAATCCGATGTCGAGCACCTGCTGCCGCTGATCGGACCGGGCATCCCGATCGTGCCGGACCTGAAGCTGGGGGCGGGTTTCTTGTCGACGCTGCTCGCGGGGTTGCGGAAGGCTCGCCCCGATGCAGATGTGGACAGCTACCTGACCGAGCACGGTCGTGCGCTGCTCGACGACATCGCGGCCGACTGCATCATGACGATCGCCGACAAGACCGAGCGGGCAGCCGCCGAACACGAACTCTTCGCGCGCAGGCTCGACGGTGAACCGCTGCGGACGATCCTCGACGGCTATATGGCGGTACCGACCAGCGGGTATACCGAGCCGATCCTGCTCATGGTCAATACCCTCGACACGGTGGTGCCGTCGCCCCTGCACGCCAAGCTGGCCCGCGATCTCACCGCGCATCACGTGGACGTGGAAGTGGTTGTCGGACACGATCTGCACTGCGTGGTCAACGAACCGATGAACAACGCCTACAGCGCCTTCGTGGAACGAGTTCGGTCGTGA